The genomic interval CGAGgacgctgcggcgaggacacggCCTTCATCCACGGGACGCCTGCGTTATCCGCTCAGCCACTCGATGCTCCGCTTCGCTCGACTTTAACTGAGATAGAAAGTACAAATGAAACGTCTTCATCGTCTTCTCTGCAAACTAAGCTCCTCCTCTTTTAGGCCGGCCATCCTGTGTCGTTTTTATAAATCTTTTATTGAgggtttttaggtttttatgtGCTGGTTTCAGAGCCTGACAGTTAACGACAGCCTGAACAGTGTTGTAAAAATCTGCTCTAAAATCATCGGCGCTCAGCATGTCGCCTCACTTCCTACTGTAATCAGCAAATCTCATGGAAGGCACCAGGTATCCAGGATTCCCACTGATCCTTGCAGGTGAATTTTCTCTTTGCCATCAGGTCGTCGTGATTACCTACGATCCCTTCGCTGGTCAGACTTGTAAATTCCCCGTGAGTGCTTTACACCTGAACACTGTTTTCTTCTCTCGCCTTTTGTGGATTGTGAAAGCTGCcgtgtgtgtttcctgtgtgggtttgttttgtagtttgtcAGCTTGCTGCTCTAAATGAATTGAACCtagtgggattaataaagttgtttgaatttgaattgaactgaattcaCACCAAacgtttttatgttttatgttttctattcTTAGTTTTATAAATTGCACCTTGAAGGTTTCGtccttttttatgaaaaaagaaatgtaaacataGGTGACCTTTAACCTCCTGTCGACAGGTGTCAGTCAGCGTCTCTCCCGCTGTGACCTGAGGTGCACATCCGTAACTCATCCCGACTTTTACTTCAACATGCAGCGCCGTGAGTGTTCACGGTGCAGGCGGGTCAGGGACACGAGAAACAACAGCGGCGCTGAGTTTGTGATTATTTCGTTCTTTATGTGTTCGTTTGTCATTTTCAACACAGAACAGGAGCAAAGGCCGTTAACGGGGGCAGGATATTAGTAtcgtcttgttttttgtttttttcagcatgagCAGCGGCTCCTCCAGTGAGAGGCGCTCTAGGCGACGGCCTTTATCACCTATGCCAAGGACCCGCCCTCACAGCAGGTGTCAGACTGtctctgattggtcagacaCAACTGCAGGACAACACGTCTCTGTGTGAGCTGGTGATGACTCGAACTCTGTGATTGGTTAGTCTCTGTAGGTCAGAGATCAGCTGCAGCAGACGGGGACTCGGCTCGTAGATGACCCAGCTCGGGTCACTCGGGTCTGGTCTGTAGTACGAGTCCAGGATCTCCAGAGTGTCGAGTCGCTGAAGATGCTGCAGACTCAAGAAGTCTCCGTCCAACAGGTGTTGGTGTCTGCAACGAGACGGGGGTCACTATGGAGACCAGGGGGTCACTATGGAGACCAGCGGGTCACTATGGAGACCAGCAGAGTGTCCTCATATGTGGGAGGAGCCTAAACAGGTTGACTCACCTGATGCGGAGCGTCCTGAGGTTGGGGAACAAATGTGGGAGGAGCCTGATGAGGTGGGTGGAGGAGCTCCAGGGCTCCAGGTGCAGGTGCTCCAGGTGCGGAGCTCTCTGGGAGACCACCTGCAGGTCTTCAGGCTGGAGGTCCACACAGAGAGTCAGACTGAGCAGAGAGGATGGCAGGAAGTCAACATACACCGCCAGAGGATGGCCTCCTATTGGACAGACATCACTGTGGTTTGATCATGTCCCTTCAGCttatgagacagacagaggacatcCTGTCCTCTACAGAACATCCCTTTAAGAACACAATGTGAGAacgtcaacaaaacaaaaccaaaaacatcaaaacagaaactaaaaaaacaataataacaaaacaacagaaacaaaaacaaaacaacaaaaccaaaacaaaaaacaatagaaacaaaaacaaacaaacacattgacTGCAGAGTCTGACAACAGAGAGAACCAAAGCAGAACCAcagtagaaaaaataaaacacaaccacaGTAGAACAGAACCACAGTAGAACAGAACCAcagtagaatagaatagaaccACAGTAGAACAGAACCAAAGTAGAATAAAACAGAACCACAGTAGAATAAAACAGAACCACAGTAGAATAGAAGAGAACCGCAGCAGGTGTCTGGACTCACCGTGCACGCTGAGGCTGCGGAGCTGTGGCAGTGACATCAGCCATGTTTGCAGGTGACAGGTGGGTCCAGGTACAGAGTACAGGTGGAAGACTGACAGGCTGCGGAGGCAGGACAAAGGCTGCAGAACTTCCTGTGTCACCACGGCATCGTAGTTCAACAGCTGGAGGTCAGACAGATGCAGAGCGTCGCCACCTGCTGCAAGACGTACACAACACACCTGTTTTCATACCTGTTATTACACCTGTTATCGAACATTTTCTCACACCAGTTATCACACCTGTTACTACACGTTATCCTACCTGTTATTACACCTTACACCTGTTATCGGACATTTTATCACACCTGTTAACCAATCTGCATTGATTTCAGAAAGATGCAATCTCTGAGTTTGACTACAACATGCCAAGAACTGAGGACTTGCCGGTAAAGTTCAGGGTTGCCAAGTACATCACCACCCCTGAACTGTACGAGCGTTACTGGCAGGTGCTGCTGGAGGAGTCAAGTTGACTGTTCTCGGCGTTCGGAACCCCGGCCGGACTCTTCCGGTTCACTGTGGTGCCATTTGGTCTGCATGGAGCACCGAGCACCTTCCAGAGACTGATGGACAAAGTACTCCAGGGTTGTGACAACTGCAGCGCCGCCTACCTTGATCATGGCGTGATCTTCAGCAACATCTGGGAGGAGCATGTTCAACAACTGTCACTGGTCCTGGGGAAGATCCGTAAGACTGGGCTGACACTCAACCCCTCAAAGTGTGAGTGGGCACAACAGTAGACACGGTACCTTGATTACCAGCGGGGATGGGGACAGGTGCCACTGCAAGTGGATAAGGTGTAAGCTCTCCGGAACTGCCCTCGACCACGAACCAAGAAGGAAGTCCGGTCCTTCCTGGGGTTGATTGATTGGTACAGACGGTTTGTATCACAGTTTGTGAACATTGCAGTGCCACTCACAGCCTTGACCCACAAGGACCAGAAGAACCACATTACATGGTCAGATAAGTGTGAAACCGCCGTCAGCACCATGAAACTTACCTTTGTTCCTCTCCCGTCCTCGAGAGTCCAGACTTCAGCAGATGATTTCTGGTGCAGGTGGATACATCGGCAGTTGGCCTTGGAGCAGTCCTGGCCCACGGGCTTGGAGAGAAACTCCCGATTCTGTACCTGAGCCGCAAGCTCCAGCCACCAAGTATTCCACGGTAGAAAAAGGGGGCCATTAAC from Plectropomus leopardus isolate mb unplaced genomic scaffold, YSFRI_Pleo_2.0 unplaced_scaffold22473, whole genome shotgun sequence carries:
- the LOC121965947 gene encoding uncharacterized protein LOC121965947 — encoded protein: MSDNRCGDALHLSDLQLLNYDAVVTQEVLQPLSCLRSLSVFHLYSVPGPTCHLQTWLMSLPQLRSLSVHGGHPLAVYVDFLPSSLLSLTLCVDLQPEDLQVVSQRAPHLEHLHLEPWSSSTHLIRLLPHLFPNLRTLRIRHQHLLDGDFLSLQHLQRLDTLEILDSYYRPDPSDPSWVIYEPSPRLLQLISDLQRLTNHRVRVITSSHRDVLSCSCV